In a single window of the Cucumis melo cultivar AY chromosome 11, USDA_Cmelo_AY_1.0, whole genome shotgun sequence genome:
- the LOC103497457 gene encoding pentatricopeptide repeat-containing protein At2g01390 — translation MHFCNRFSLLLSNYVVISAIRKRIYQNISCKCLHSLHQYKREKPISRFSRNSRKGTKVVKKEEVIPRVYTRDTLSNICNILRNCSWASAQKHLEMLPIRWDSYLINQVLKTHPPLEKTWLFFNWASRLKVFKHDQYTYTTMLDIFGEAGRISSMNYLFQQMKEKGIKIDAVTYTSLMHWRSNSGDVDGAIKVWKEMKANGCHPTVVSYTAYIKILLDNGQSKEATATYKEMLKTGLSPNCCTYTILMEYLIGEGKCKEALDIFSKMQDAGVYPDKAACNILIQKCCKSGERLVMTQILEFMKENRFVLRYPVFVEAHENLKSCSVGHALLRQVNPHIEIESISKGEVLDVSTGSNTVPPNVDNELLAMLLKDNKLTAIDHMLIGIVDKNIQLDSSIIYSIIEVNCKSNRPNSAMLAFDYCLKNGVNIGRKLYLDLIGILIRSSIYPKLLEIVQEMYTQGHCLGLYHATLILYSLGRAGKPQYARKVFNILPEELKCTATYTSLVDAYFSAGSSGKGLKIFETMRKKGFTPSLGTYNVLLNGLAKSGRGVELNIYRREKKSFEISHHSRLNRILDDERICDLLFGELVS, via the exons ATGCATTTTTGTAATAGATTTTCTTTACTTCTGAGCAACTATGTGGTTATCTCTGCCATTCGTAAAAGGATTTATCAAAATATTTCCTGTAAATGCTTGCATTCCCTCCATCAATACAAACGAGAGAAACCCATTTCACGATTCAGTAGAAACTCAAGGAAGGGAACTAAGGTAGTTAAGAAGGAAGAAGTAATTCCAAGGGTTTACACTAGAGATACTTTGAGTAACATATGCAATATTCTTAGAAATTGCTCATGGGCTTCTGCTCAAAAACACCTAGAGATGCTCCCTATTAGATGGGATTCTTATCTCATCaaccaagttttgaaaactcaTCCACCATTGGAGAAGACATGGTTATTCTTCAATTGGGCTTCTAGGCTGAAAGTCTTCAAGCATGACCAGTATACGTACACGACGATGCTGGATATATTTGGAGAAGCTGGGAGAATTTCATCCATGAATTATCTATTTCAACAGATGAAGGAGAAGGGGATAAAGATAGATGCAGTTACATACACATCGTTAATGCACTGGCGTTCAAATTCAGGAGATGTTGATGGAGCTATAAAGGTGTGGAAGGAAATGAAAGCCAATGGCTGCCATCCGACAGTAGTTTCTTATACTGCTTATATAAAGATTTTGTTGGACAATGGCCAAAGTAAAGAGGCCACTGCTACATACAAGGAGATGCTTAAAACTGGGCTGTCTCCAAATTGTTGTACTTACACCATTTTAATGGAATACCTTATTGGAGAGG GTAAATGCAAAGAAGCCCTTGATATTTTTTCCAAAATGCAAGATGCTGGAGTATATCCCGATAAAGCAGCATGCAATATATTGATTCAGAAATGCTGTAAATCAGGGGAGAGGTTAGTAATGACACAAATCCTGGAGTTTATGAAAGAGAACCGCTTTGTGCTTCGATACCCTGTGTTTGTTGAAGCAcatgaaaatttgaaaagttgTTCTGTTGGTCATGCCCTACTCAGGCAAGTTAATCCTCATATAGAAATTGAATCAATCAGTAAGGGTGAGGTTTTGGATGTTAGTACAGGTTCTAATACTGTTCCTCCCAATGTAGATAATGAGCTTTTAGCAATGCTGTTGAAAGATAATAAACTTACTGCTATTGACCACATGCTCATTGGGATAGTAGATAAGAACATACAGTTGGATTCTTCAATCATTTATTCCATCATTGAGGTGAATTGCAAAAGTAATCGACCCAACAGTGCTATGTTGGCTTTTGATTACTGTTTAAAAAACGGTGTTAACATCGGGAGAAAGTTGTATCTTGATTTAATTGGGATTTTGATACGATCTAGTATATATCCAAAGCTGTTGGAAATTGTTCAGGAAATGTACACGCAAGGGCATTGCCTTGGACTCTATCATGCCACGCTTATACTCTATAGTCTTGGCAGAGCTGGAAAACCTCAATATGCAAGGAAGGTTTTTAATATTCTGCCTGAAGAATTGAAGTGCACGGCAACTTACACTTCTCTGGTTGATGCTTATTTCTCTGCTGGAAGTTCTGGTAAAGGgcttaaaatttttgaaacaatgcgaaagaaaggatttacaccaTCTTTAGGCACATATAATGTGCTATTAAATGGTCTTGCGAAGAGCGGTAGAGGTGTTGaattaaatatttatagaaGGGAGAAGAAGAGTTTTGAGATTAGTCATCACTCTCGTCTCAATAGAATATTAGATGATGAAAGGATTTGTGATCTTCTTTTTGGAGAATTGGTATCTTGA